One part of the Verrucomicrobiota bacterium genome encodes these proteins:
- a CDS encoding IS630 family transposase: NMVERFFRDLTDKRLRRGVFKNVPELINTINDYIGQHNAAPKPFVWTASAKDILEKVKWARAKLDMLQTA, translated from the coding sequence TCAATATGGTGGAACGGTTTTTTCGCGACCTCACTGACAAGCGTCTCCGCAGAGGCGTGTTCAAGAACGTTCCAGAGCTCATCAACACAATCAACGATTACATTGGGCAACACAACGCAGCCCCCAAACCCTTCGTCTGGACCGCCAGCGCGAAGGATATTCTGGAAAAAGTAAAGTGGGCTCGTGCAAAGCTTGATATGTTACAGACTGCTT